The following proteins are encoded in a genomic region of Ostrea edulis chromosome 7, xbOstEdul1.1, whole genome shotgun sequence:
- the LOC125656248 gene encoding uncharacterized protein LOC125656248: MDPRHSAQDAVRCDLCETAIVQTYCDFCHINLCISCTGKHIIDDYDKHKVVPYQNRKSTLIYPKCATHQTKKCQFQCKECDMFVCSLCTASGDKHRGHTFSVLSEIYNERKADITRDSVEIENIISPTYEEMATDLETQMTNLDGEYVKFTTVVTNHGEQWHKEIDNVINKMKNEIEEIKLKHLGILKKHLGEIKQIKSLIEQSRITLKKMEESNEVSVTMEYRSKNKEFRKLPPKVRVSLPTFCPNTIDSEQLYKSLGSLIPLSFTTDENGYTLKKSETSQKELMDEPELVTTIDTGYGDLSSVTCLSEEEFWTSAYVSDMKCFNVQGTVIDTIKTKSGKWPNDIAVTSDGGLVYSDGRTKTVNKVKSGQTEEVIRLQGWKPINLCVTSSGDLLATMYSVDLTQSKVVRYSGSTEKQTIQYDDEGRPLYSGNAILKYISENRNLDICVADCKVGAVVVVNQAGKLRFRYTGHSSSTKNKTFKPRGITTDSLSQILTADYNNLCIHIVDQNGQFLCYIENCDMKGLYGLCVDKNDNLFVAEVAMDPRRSAQDAVRCDLCETAIVQTYCDFCHINLCIFCTGKHIIDDYDKHKVVPYQNRKSTLIYPKCATHQTKNCQFQCKECDMLVCSLCAVSADKHKGHTFSILSEIYNERKADITRDSEEIENIISPTYEEMVTDLETQMTNLDGEYVKFTTAVTKHGEEWHKEIDNVINKMKNEIEEMKIKHLRILKKHLDEIKQIQSLIEQSLITLKKIEESNQVSVTMEYRSKNKEFRKLPPKVRISLPTFCPNTIDSEQLYKSLGSLMSLSFTTDENGYTLKKVETSPKELMDEPELVTTINTGYKKLLSVTCRSEEEFWTSAEVGDMKCFNVQGTVINTIKINSGECPNDIAVTSDGEVMYSDWKTKTVNKVKSGKTEEVIRLQGWTPSKLCVTSSGDLLVTMYSVVKTQSKVVRYSGSTEKQTIQYDDEGKPLYSENYYTKYVSENRNLDICVADYDAGAVVVVNQAGKLRFKYTGRPSTAKNKAFKPCGITTDGQSQILTADNDNHCIHILVQNGQFLRFIDKCYLKNPFGLCVDKSDNLFVAEYKSGNVKKIKYLQ; this comes from the exons ATGGACCCCCGCCACAGTGCCCAAGATGCCGTCCGATGTGACCTATGTGAGACAGCTATAGTACAGACGTACTGTGATTTCTGCCACATCAACCTGTGCATCTCCTGTACAGGAAAACACATTATTGATGACTATGACAAACACAAAGTGGTCCCATACCAAAATCGAAAATCAACCTTGATCTATCCAAAGTGTGCTACACATCAAACCaaaaaatgtcaatttcaatgCAAGGAATGCGATATGTTTGTCTGTTCCTTATGTACTGCATCTGGAGATAAACATAGGGGTCATACATTTTCAGTTCTTTCTGAAATCTACAACGAAAGAAAAGCAGACATTACAAGAGATTCAGTGGAAATAGAAAACATTATTTCTCCAACATATGAAGAAATGGCCACTGACTTAGAAACTCAAATGACAAACTTGGATGGGGaatatgtgaaattcacaacaGTAGTTACAAACCATGGAGAGCAATGGCACAAGGAAATTGACAATGTcatcaacaaaatgaaaaatgaaatagaagagATAAAACTTAAACACTTGGGAATTCTGAAGAAACATTTGGGTGAAATTAAACAGATAAAGTCCCTAATTGAGCAATCACGCATTACACTGAAGAAAATGGAGGAATCCAATGAAGTGTCTGTGACCATGGAATACAGATCAAAAAACAAAGAATTCAGAAAACTTCCTCCCAAAGTCCGAGTCTCACTGCCTACATTTTGTCCAAACACAATAGACAGTGAACAGCTTTACAAGTCACTGGGATCGTTGATACCATTATCATTTACCACAGATGAAAATGGTTACACACTGAAGAAATCAGAAACCTCACAAAAAGAACTGATGGATGAACCAGAGCTTGTCACTACAATAGATACTGGGTATGGAGATCTCAGCAGTGTTACCTGTCTGAGTGAAGAAGAATTCTGGACAAGTGCATATGTCAGTGATATGAAATGCTTTAATGTTCAAGGTACAGTTATTGatacaatcaaaacaaaatcagGGAAATGGCCAAATGATATAGCAGTGACAAGTGATGGGGGTCTAGTGTACTCTGATGGGAGAACAAAGACTGTGAATAAAGTGAAGAGTGGACAGACAGAGGAGGTGATCAGACTACAGGGCTGGAAACCTATCAATCTCTGTGTCACCTCCTCTGGTGATCTCCTGGCTACCATGTACAGTGTTGATCTAACACAATCCAAAGTTGTTCGTTACTCAGgttccacagagaaacaaacaatCCAGTATGATGATGAGGGTAGGCCTCTATATTCAGGAAATGCTATACTTAAATACATCAGTGAGAACAgaaacctggatatctgtgtggctgactgtAAAGTTGGTGCAGTAGTCGTGGTAAACCAGGCTGGAAAACttcgatttagatacactggtcattcTTCTAGtaccaaaaataaaacattcaaaCCCCGGGGAATCACAACAGACAGTCTAAGTCagatcctgacagcagactatAATAACCTCTGTATTCACATTGTGGACCAGAATGGACAGTTCCTCTGCTATATAGAAAACTGTGATATGAAGGGCCTCTACGGCTTATGTGTGGACAAAAATGACAACTTGTTTGTTGCTGA AGTAGCCATGGACCCCCGCCGCAGTGCCCAAGATGCCGTCCGATGTGACCTATGTGAGACAGCTATAGTACAGACGTACTGTGATTTCTGCCACATCAATCTGTGCATTTTCTGTACAGGAAAGCACATTATTGATGACTATGACAAACACAAAGTGGTCCCATACCAAAATCGAAAATCAACCTTGATCTATCCAAAGTGTGCTACACATCAAAccaaaaattgtcaatttcaatGCAAGGAATGTGATATGTTAGTCTGTTCCTTATGTGCTGTATCTGCAGATAAACATAAGGGTCATACATTTTCAATTCTCTCTGAAATCTACAACGAAAGAAAAGCAGACATTACAAGAGATTCAGAGGAAATAGAAAACATTATTTCTCCaacatatgaagaaatggtCACCGACTTAGAAACTCAAATGACCAACTTGGATGGAGaatatgtgaaattcacaacaGCAGTTACAAAACATGGAGAGGAATGGCATAAGGAAATTGACAATGTcatcaacaaaatgaaaaatgaaatagagGAGATGAAAATTAAACACCTGAGGATTCTGAAGAAACATTTGGATGAAATTAAGCAGATACAGTCCCTTATTGAGCAATCATTGATTACTCTGAAGAAAATTGAGGAATCCAACCAAGTGTCTGTGACCATGGAATACAGATCcaaaaacaaagaattcagAAAACTTCCTCCCAAAGTCCGAATCTCACTGCCTACATTTTGTCCAAACACGATAGACAGTGAACAGCTTTACAAGTCATTGGGATCTTTGATGTCATTATCATTTACCACAGATGAAAATGGCTACACACTGAAGAAAGTAGAAACCTCACCCAAAGAACTGATGGATGAACCAGAGCTTGTCACTACAATAAATACTGGGTATAAAAAACTCCTCAGTGTTACCTGTCGGAGTGAAGAAGAATTCTGGACAAGTGCAGAAGTTGGtgatatgaaatgttttaatgttcAAGGTACAGTTATTAATACAATCAAAATCAATTCAGGAGAATGTCCAAATGATATAGCAGTGACCAGTGATGGGGAGGTAATGTACTCTGACTGGAAAACAAAGACTGTGAATAAAGTGAAGAGTGGAAAGACAGAGGAGGTGATCAGACTACAGGGCTGGACACCCAGTAAACTCTGTGTCACCTCCTCTggtgatctcctggttaccatgtaCAGTGTTGTTAAAACACAATCCAAAGTTGTCCGTTACTCAGgttccacagagaaacaaacaatCCAGTATGATGATGAGGGTAAGCCTCTATATTCAGAAAATTATTATACTAAATACGtcagtgagaacaggaacctggatatctgtgtggctgactatGACGCTGGTGCAGTAGTGGTTGTCAACCAGGctggaaaactccgatttaaaTATACTGGTCGTCCTTCTACTGCCAAAAATAAAGCATTCAAACCCTGTGGAATTACAACAGACGGTCAGAGTCAGATCCTGACAGCAGACAATGATAACCACTGTATCCACATCCTGGTCCAGAATGGACAGTTCCTCCGCTTTATAGATAAATGTTATCTGAAGAATCCATttggtttatgtgtggacaaaAGTGACAACTTGTTTGTTGCAGAGTACAAAAGTG
- the LOC125654808 gene encoding uncharacterized protein LOC125654808, which translates to MDQKPPRPRTLQLSPVTAKKAPRSGRHRKHGNSRHRSTTELKLLANNIRGIIEDISFQNSEQSRENVLRRSYIGISRSAAAYGEQSEPLFSRRNIVSAFYGENRSGDGVTREAAMQMSNRVAKTERYDSRLQHEGKTDKRQSCPWDLSYFDQHGDSRSLQILASELNHLREIRENEVRDLLTVNNKLQHELFDADREICALQDKNFQSNKRLEDMLRVYERIRENLKQCLTKVKDLESFGKFTPLNSDDESANRAQKGDDQTNDQASLSSGFNTLSDMSESLPIDTVALGYEGDGENSTCERRRVGLSDMNDLLRDIDSISLDSRSTGCGASPPDGSNGTSPQPERRLLARLQEDVNSLSQINRDQSQEIERLRSDLASCRKHMSSSQFQLEAVEIECSRLLAMEDQIASVITLLQRAKDVHLHRQILGDIIFNAVTSSMSKERSSSGLPADVFLREFQERLSLHPQLALSDINDHSERKTLSSSREKTAPTKKRPGSGDSKRFGAVFSDLSLSQPVLEFGSPADKTSDKTKPTNTKDLLEALKFIDDEEDQLSEAESFHSLGKHLGFDHEMN; encoded by the exons ATGGATCAGAAGCCCCCACGTCCTCGGACGCTGCAGTTGTCCCCCGTGACCGCCAAAAAGGCGCCTCGATCTGGAAGACATCGGAAACACGGGAACTCGCGACATCGGAGCACAACCGAACTGAAGCTCCTGGCAAATAACATCCGGGGAATCATAGAAGACATCTCTTTTCAAAACAGTGAACAATCCAGGGAAAACGTTCTTCGGCGGTCTTACATCGGAATCAGTCGGAGCGCTGCAGCGTATGGAGAACAATCCGAACCACTTTTTTCCCGAAGGAATATAGTATCGGCATTTTACGGAGAAAATCGCTCTGGCGATGGCGTCACGCGGGAAGCGGCGATGCAGATGTCAAACCGAGTAGCGAAAACTGAACGATACGACAGCAGATTACAACATGAAGGGAAAACGGACAAACGCCAGTCCTGTCCCTGGGATCTGTCGTATTTTGACCAGCATGGAGACAGTAGATCTCTTCAGATCCTTGCTTCCGAGTTAaaccatctccgagaaatccgCGAGAATGAGGTGCGAGATTTACTGACGGTGAATAACAAACTCCAACACGAGCTGTTTGATGCTGACAGGGAAATATGTGCTTTACAGGACAAAAACTTTCAAAGCAACAAGAGACTGGAGGATATGTTACGTGTGTATGAGAGAATCCGTGAAAATCTGAAGCAGTGTTTAACCAAAGTCAAAGATCTAGAGAGTTTTGGAAAATTTACGCCACTCAATTCTGATGATGAATCCGCCAACAG AGCACAAAAAGGTGATGACCAGACAAATGACCAAGCCAGTTTGTCCTCGGGATTTAACACTCTATCGGACATGTCCGAGAGCCTCCCCATTGACACCGTAGCACTGGGATATGAAG GTGATGGGGAGAATTCGACGTGTGAAAGGCGCCGTGTCGGTCTCTCCGACATGAATGATCTCCTGAGGGACATTGATTCCATCAGTCTTGACAGTCGCAGTACCGGATGCGGGGCTTCGCCGCCAGATGGCAGCAATGGGACATCTCCTCAGCCGGAGCGAAGACTTCTCGCGAGACTTCAAGAGGATGTAAACTCTCTTTCTCAAATTAACAGGGACCAATCacag GAAATTGAGCGCCTCCGTTCTGACCTTGCCTCCTGTCGTAAGCACATGAGCTCATCTCAGTTTCAGTTGGAGGCTGTGGAGATAGAGTGCAGTCGTCTGCTAGCAATGGAAGACCAGATAGCCTCCGTCATCACACTTCTGCAGAGGGCAAAGGATGTG CATCTACACCGACAGATACTGGGAGACATCATCTTCAATGCAGTGACGTCATCCATGTCGAAGGAAAGATCATCATCAG GTTTACCAGCAGATGTGTTTTTGAGAGAGTTCCAAGAACGTTTATCATTACACCCTCAACTCGCTCTTTCGGATATAAACGACCACAGCGAACGCAAGACATTGTCATCCAGCAGGGAGAAGACCGCGCCAACAAAGAAACGCCCCGGAAGTGGGGACAGTAAGCGCTTTGGGGCCGTATTTTCGGACCTTTCTCTTTCTCAGCCAGTTCTTGAATTTGGTTCGCCAGCAGATAAAACCAGCGATAAAACGAAACCTACGAACACGAAAGATCTTCTGGAGGCTTTGAAATTTATTGATGACGAAGAAGATCAATTAAGCGAAGCCGAGTCGTTTCACAGTCTCGGCAAACACCTAGGGTTTGATCATGAGATGAACTAA
- the LOC125655041 gene encoding MAM domain-containing glycosylphosphatidylinositol anchor protein 1-like: protein MYYEMDFKMRVPIVIVLLLYISTLSGVTAFCYPQNLVYDKDVPRSFDIRAYETFMSFQGSAIGHCSAKCFADLDCQAMEICVTGGEEYCRLVRGWEPTFLGLDNGDRCQQYKVMMNSTCGPGEFYDRGTGQCLTQEWCDFETSPETSCFLSEDVDDIFNWSRKSGSTSSVSTGPSSAKVGTYYKYIETSSPRLTGDNAKLVSNRIFEDKTYCLSLYYHMYGSTTGTLRIQTKTGNDTSVTHWERSGDQGNSWHSLNNLTLPLDNSTQIIIEGVRGSSYYSDISVDYIVLWPFSCP, encoded by the exons ATGTACTATGAGATGGACTTCAAAATGAGAGTACCTATTGTAATAGTACTTCTGCTGTACATAAGTACTCTATCGGGAGTGACCGCTTTCTGTTATCCGCAGAATCTTGTCTACGATAAAGATGTGCCACGTTCGTTCGATATTCGTGCATATGAGACTTTCATGTCCTTCCAGGGTTCTGCGATAGGCCACTGCTCAGCAAAGTGTTTCGCTGACCTGGACTGCCAGGCGATGGAGATCTGTGTCACCGGCGGGGAGGAATACTGCAGACTTGTCAGGGGATGGGAACCAACTTTTCTCGGTCTGGACAACGGCGATCGCTGTCAGCAATATAAAGTG ATGATGAACTCTACGTGTGGCCCGGGGGAATTCTATGACCGAGGCACGGGGCAATGCCTGACACAAG AGTGGTGTGACTTCGAGACCTCCCCGGAGACGTCCTGTTTCTTGAGTGAAGATGTAGACGATATCTTCAACTGGTCCAGAAAATCG GGCAGTACGAGTTCTGTTAGTACTGGACCATCCTCGGCTAAGGTCGGAACGtactacaaatatatagaaactTCCTCACCCAGACTCACCGGGGACAACGCAAAGCTGGTCAGCAACAGGATATTCGAAG ataAGACATATTGTCTTTCACTGTATTACCACATGTACGGGTCTACGACCGGAACATTGCGGATACAAACTAAAACGGGTAACGACACATCAGTGACGCACTGGGAACGGTCAGGTGACCAGGGCAACTCGTGGCACAGCCTTAACAATCTCACTCTCCCGCTGGATAACAGCACACAG ATCATTATTGAAGGAGTGCGGGGCTCTAGCTATTACAGTGATATCTCCGTGGACTACATCGTGCTGTGGCCATTTTCCTGTCCCTGA